TCACCCCGCTGGCCCTGGCCGGCTACGTCGGGATCGCGGCCCCCGGTGACGACGCCGCCCCGGTCGCCGAGCTGCGCGAGCAGCTCCGGCTGGCCGCCGACCTCGGCGCGCGGTACGTCCGGGTCTTCCCGCGCGGCGGCGACGGGCCCGCCGCCGAGGCCGACCGGCGCGCCGCCCGCCGCCTGGCCGCCGCGGCCGACACCGCCCTGGCCCTGGGCGTACGCATCCTGGTGGAGACCCACGACTCGCACCGGGGCGGGCGGGACGTGGCCCGGCTGCTCGACCTGGTGCACCATCAGTCTGCAGGCGCCCTGTGGGACCTGATGCACACTCGGCTGGCGGGTGAGTCACCCGTGGAGTCGTTTGCGGCGCTCGCCCCGCACCTCGGCTACGTCCAGGTCAAGGACATCGCCGGGCCGCAGGACCTCACCCCGCTGCCGCTCGGCGGGGGAGTGCTGCCCATCGCCGGGTGCGTACGCCTGCTGCCGCGCGACTGCTGGGTCTCGTGGGAGTACGAGGCGCCGTGGTTCCCGTCGGCCGCCCCGCTGCCGGACCTGCTCGGGCCCGGCGCGGCCTTCCTCACCGCGGCGGCCGGCTGACCCCGCGTCGGGTCAGCCGGCGCCGCCGCCGCACGAGGTGCGGACCTTCAGCTCCGGCAGCAACTGGACGTGGTGGGTCGGCAGTTCGGACCTGCCGTCGAGGCGACGGAGCATCAGCTCCACCGCGGCGGTGCCCACCGCGCGCTTGGGCGGGGCGACGGCCGTCAGCGGCGGGGCGGCCAGCGCCGCGAACACGTCGTCGTACGAGATCAGCGCCAGGTCGTCCGGCACCCGCAGACCCCGGGCCCGCAGCAGCGGCACCAGCTGGATCGCCTCGTGGTCGTTGTGCACCAGGACCGCCCGCACACCGTCGGCCGCCGCCTCGATGATCCGCGCGGCCACCAGCTCCGAGTCGAGGCCCGGGCGGTGGATGTCGATCACCGGCTGCGGCTTCAGCCCCAGCAGCCGGACCGCCTCCGTGTAGCCGGCCCGCACCTGGTGCGCCGTCCAGCTGTCCTCCCGGGCGGCGAGCAGGACGGACTCGTGGCCGAGCGAGAGCAGGTGGCGCAGGGCGAGCAGCACGCCATGGCGGTGGTCGGAGCCGACCGCGTCCAGCTCGGCGGCGGCGCTGTCCGGCGGGGCGAGCCGCTCGACCAGAATGGCGGGCACCGGCAGATCGCGTACCCACTCCGTCTCCCCGGAGTCGGTGCCGGGACGCCAGTTGGGGGTCAGCAGCAGCCCGTCGAGCCCGGCGTCCAGCAGCTGCCCGACCTGGGCGTGATCGTCCGCGGACTCGTACGAGGCGATGCCGAGCACCAGCCTGGCCCCCGCTGCCAGGGCCGCCGCCCGGGCGCCGTCGATCACCTCGTCGAAGTACGAGCCGACGGTGGGGACCAGCATGCCGATGACGTGACCGCTCCCCGCGGGCCCGGTCGTCGCACCCTCGGACCTGGGCAGTGAGACGGCCCCGTGGGAGCGGCGCAGCAGCCCGCTGTCGGCGAGCGCCGCGACGTCCCGGCGCACGGTGACCGGAGCGGTGCCGATCCGGGCCGCCAGATCCATCACCCGGACCGTGCCCAACTCCCGGACGACCTCGAGGATCCGAGCCCGCCGCTCC
This genomic interval from Kitasatospora gansuensis contains the following:
- a CDS encoding sugar phosphate isomerase/epimerase family protein, which translates into the protein MRLAFSTLGLPGRPLAEVVRLAVTHGWSGLELRCAPGEPVHPAMTAEERRAAARTLTGAGITPLALAGYVGIAAPGDDAAPVAELREQLRLAADLGARYVRVFPRGGDGPAAEADRRAARRLAAAADTALALGVRILVETHDSHRGGRDVARLLDLVHHQSAGALWDLMHTRLAGESPVESFAALAPHLGYVQVKDIAGPQDLTPLPLGGGVLPIAGCVRLLPRDCWVSWEYEAPWFPSAAPLPDLLGPGAAFLTAAAG
- a CDS encoding substrate-binding domain-containing protein, which gives rise to MTITAEERRARILEVVRELGTVRVMDLAARIGTAPVTVRRDVAALADSGLLRRSHGAVSLPRSEGATTGPAGSGHVIGMLVPTVGSYFDEVIDGARAAALAAGARLVLGIASYESADDHAQVGQLLDAGLDGLLLTPNWRPGTDSGETEWVRDLPVPAILVERLAPPDSAAAELDAVGSDHRHGVLLALRHLLSLGHESVLLAAREDSWTAHQVRAGYTEAVRLLGLKPQPVIDIHRPGLDSELVAARIIEAAADGVRAVLVHNDHEAIQLVPLLRARGLRVPDDLALISYDDVFAALAAPPLTAVAPPKRAVGTAAVELMLRRLDGRSELPTHHVQLLPELKVRTSCGGGAG